AAAGTTGTATTGCCATGTGGTCGCTCCACGCATATCCTGTTCGATGATGGCAGAACCGGCCGGGAAGATCCCGTACCCCTCGGCATCCGTCTCCAGCTGGTCGGTGCGCGCCTCCAGATCCTTCAGCGCGGGACACTGCGCGAACAGCGCGCGGATGTCGTTTAAAACAGCCATTATGGTCCTCCTAAAATGTTCCGGCGTTCATCCTCAATGATCCGGTCCTTTTCGGCGGCCATGAGGCGCTCAAGCCAGAAAGGACCGGCAAGACGATTGAACGTGGTAGTGTACCGGATATCTTTGTTTGTAACGTGTTTCGGCTTGCGCCCGGCCATGACTTTTCCGAAATACAGATACTTGACATGCGGGCCGCGGATGACGATGCGGCCGTTGGCCGGTTCCTGGCCCTGGGCGATGGCGTTCTCAATGCTGTTGTATGTGCGTTTGGGCACATACTTGGTGATGCGCCGCGCAACATTTTTCACAAGATGCTGCTGGGCGCGTCCGCCTTCTTCAAGCCCCAGGTCTTTCACGAGGCCGTCCAGCTCCGGCAGCTTGACGTCAAGTTCCAGCATGCTCATTCCGTCGTCACCTCACAATGAGGCAGGCCGCCGAATGCACAGTGCACAAGGCTTTTGACGGTCAGGGGCTTGTCTGCAAGCAGCTCACGCTTGCTCTGTGTGTCCGTGACCTCGCCCATACGCTCGCCTTGCACCACGTAGTCCTTTTCCCGTTTTTCGCCCTTGTACTGCTCCGGCAGTTCACCGGGGATGACGATGCTCACGCCGTCCTCTCCGTCCTGCCAGAAGCAGGCGGGGACATACACCCGCGTGTATGCCCCCGGCCCCGTCTGCAGATACAGCGTGCAGCTTGCGTTCGGCGTCAGCATCCGCTCACCCCCCGGTACAGCAGCCCGCTGCGGATGGGGATATATTGGGCGGCGATACGCAGGCAGCGGCGCTCGAAGCTGCCGGATTGCTCGTCATCCTGCTGGATGCTGCGGCTCCATTTGCCCACGCTCTCACTGGTCACTTTGCCGCCCGCCAGAACGGCCGTGTCCTGGGCGTGCTGGGCGTCCGCCAGCGCGCAGTGCGCCATGCGCACGCATTTCGCCAGCGTTTCGTCCTGCTCCCAGGCTCCGTCCTGCAGGCGGTCCAGCGTCAGACTGTGCAGCATGTACTGCCCCCATACCCGATTTGCCGGACAGAAAAACAATCTGTATAATGGAAAGGGGTAATGAAAAATGTCAACCAAAGAACGAAAGCACCCAGCGCCGCCGCGTTACGATGAGGCCTTCAAGGCGGGGGCAGTGCGGATGGTCACCGAGCAGGGGCGGCCCAGCCGGGAGGTGGCCGCGGAACTCGGCATCTGCATCGACACGCTGCGCAGCTGGCTGAAAGCGGCGGGCGCACCATCGCCGGGGCAAGCTGACCGCCAAAACCGCGACGCCAGACGCCTGCGCGAACTGGAGACGGAGATTCGAGCACTGCGCAAGAAGCTTGAAGAGAAAGACGGGGTCATTGACATCCTAAAAAAATCCGTCGGCATACTTTCCAAACCATAGAGGACAAGTACCGGTACATCCGTACGGCCCGCGCGGGGGCCTCTGTGGAACTTGTATGCCGACTGCTGGAGGTCTCCCGCAGCGGGTACTACGAATGGCTGGGCCGCAAACCCTCTTTGCGCCGGCAGAAGGATCAGGAACTGAAACGCCGGCTGCTGAGCCTGCACCAGCGTTATCCCGCCCTTGGGCTGGACAGCCTGTATCACCTGATCCGCCCGCAGCTTTCCTGCTCGCGCAAGCGCATCCACCGCCTGATGAACGAGATGAACATCTCCTCCACGCGCAGGCGTGCCTACAAAGCCACGACCAACTCAAGACACGCGCACCCCATCGCGCCCAATCTCCTTGCGCGCCGCTTCTCCTTTGACAAGCCAGACACCGCATGGGTCGGCGATATTACCTATATCCCCACCGGCGAGGGCTGGCTCTACTGCGCTGTTGTGAAAGACCTTTGCACAAAGCAGATCGTCGGCTACGCCTTCTCCGACCGCATCGACACAAATCTCACTCTCGCCGCCCTCGGCATGGCCGTCCGGCGCCGCAAGCCTCTGCCCGGCCTCATCTTCCACTCCGACCGCGGCGTCCAATACGCCGCCTACGCTTACCGTCAGCGTCTCGCCAGCCTCGGCATCCGGCAAAGCATGTCCCGCAAGGGCGATCCCTATGACAACGCCGTGGCCGAAAACTTCTTCAGCTGCCTCAAGTGCGAGTGCGTCCATCTGCGCCATTTCGCCTCAAGGGCACAAGCCATGGCAGACGTCTTCGCTTATATCGAGACCTTTTACAACCCAGTGCGCCCGCATTCCTCTATTGGCTGGCGTCCTCCGGATGCCTTTGCGCGTGCCTTGTCTGAGCATCCCGCCGCCTGAGTGTGATACGACAAGATATCCTGCGTTTCTTTCTGTTTTTTCTTCATTTTTACTGTCCACGAAACCGGGAAGGGCACACTGCTCGCGCTCGCAGCTCGCACGGCTGGAAAGCGGCGTATCCTGCCGCCCTTCCTATCAGATCGTGGCCGACATTGCCCGGGCGCTGGGCGTTACCACCCAGCAGCTCGAGCAGGGCGGCTCTGACCGGCAACGGGCCTGAAAGGGGGAAGCTTCGCCATGTCTCAGATCGACCAGCTCAAGCAGCTCGTCCGCACCCTTTTGGACGACGGCCGCCCCCACACGCTCGACGAGATCAAGGCCGCCGTGCAGGCGCGGCACATCGTTCTGCCGCCCCAGAGCAGCGCGCTGCGCACCGCCATTTATAACCTGCGCAAATTCGACGGCTACCTCGAGCGCGTAGCACCCGGGGTGTATCAGCGGATCGACGCCGGCTGCGGGCCGGCCCCCGGCCAGCCCCTTACCCTCAAAGAACTGCGCGCGCTGCCCTCGCGCATCGAGGCCACAAAAAGCAGCCTGCAGGCCTTCGATTGGATCACCTGCTCCGATGAGGAGCTGGCCGCCGCCCGGGAAAAGGCGGCGCTGCTGGCCAAGCTCGGCTTCTTTTCCCCCACTCCGGAACCCTAAAAGCCGCCGCCCGCGGCCCGCCCCGCTCATATCCGCCCGCCTGCCCGCATAGTTTGTAACAAACGCTGAGCGGGGAGGAATGACCATGAAGGGCAACCCGGAAGAACGGGCGGTGCGCCTGGGCGAATACATCGTGGCTACCGGCGCGACCGTGCGCACGGCGGCCGAGCGGTTCGGCATTTCCAAGTCAACGGTGCACAAGGACGTGACCACCCGGCTGCGCTGCCAAAACCAGGAGCTGTTCCGCGAGGTACAGCAGGTGCTGGACCGCAACAAGGCAGAACGGCATTTGCGGGGGGGCGCGGCCACCAAAGAAAAATACAACGGGATACAAAAACAGCGGGGGTGAGCGCAGCTCACCCCCTTTTTTGTGACAAAAGTCACACCCCGCCCGGCCGCCCCGTGTTATAATGGAAAAAACGCAAGGCGCGGCCAAGGCCCGCGGCGCAAAAAAAGGAGATACGATCCATGGAACAAAAAATGCTCGACTGCGCGGTGGTGGGCGGCGGTCCGGCCGGCCTTTCGGCGGCCATCAACCTGCATCAGCGGGGCAAAAGCGTGCGGGTGCTGGGCGCGGCGCCCGGCTTTTTGGAAAAAGCGGAGCGGGTGGACAATTACCTTGGCCTGCCCGGCCTTTCCGGCGGCGGGATGCTGCGCGCCTTTGCGGACCACGCGGCGCAGCTGGGCATCCGCCCGGAACCGGGGCGGGTGGCGAATATCCTGCCCATGGGCGACCACTTCATGCTGAATTTCAGCGGCGATATTCTGGAGGCGCGCACGGTGGTGCTGGCGTGCGGCGTGGCCAAGGCAAAGCCCGTGGAGGGCGAAACCGAGTTTTTGGGGCGGGGCGTTTCGTACTGCGCCACCTGCGACGGCATGCTCTACCGGGGCAAGGCTGTGCTGGTGTGGGGCCTTTCCCCCGAGGCCGCCGGCGAGGCGAACTTCCTTGCCTCCATCGGCTGCCGGGTGCGGTTTGTGGCGGCCAAACGCCCCGAAACGCTGGATGCGGCCATTGAATTTTTGCCCGGCAGCCTGCAGGGCGTGGGCGGCGGCATGAAGCTGGAATGGGCCCGGGTGGCCGGGCAGCAGCATGCCGCCGACGGCGTGTTTATCCTGCGCGCCGCCATTGCGCCCGACACCTTGCTGCCCGGCCTCAGCCTGGCGAACGGTTTTGTAACGGTGAACCGCTCCATGGCCACCAACCTGCCCGGGGTGTTTGCCGCAGGCGACGTGACCGGCGCGCCCCTGCAGGTGGCAAAGGCCGTGGGCGAGGGGCTGATCGCGGGCCTTTCCGCGGCCGATTACCTTTCCGCTTCCGGCGCTTAACAAAACAGGGAAAACCATCCTTCGCCCCCAGTGGCTCCTTCCGCAGGCACAACAAAAAGCTGAGCGCCCCGCACGCTGCGGGGCGCTCAGCTTTTTGCCTATAGGTAGTATAGTTGTTTA
This window of the Oscillospiraceae bacterium genome carries:
- a CDS encoding transposase — translated: MELVCRLLEVSRSGYYEWLGRKPSLRRQKDQELKRRLLSLHQRYPALGLDSLYHLIRPQLSCSRKRIHRLMNEMNISSTRRRAYKATTNSRHAHPIAPNLLARRFSFDKPDTAWVGDITYIPTGEGWLYCAVVKDLCTKQIVGYAFSDRIDTNLTLAALGMAVRRRKPLPGLIFHSDRGVQYAAYAYRQRLASLGIRQSMSRKGDPYDNAVAENFFSCLKCECVHLRHFASRAQAMADVFAYIETFYNPVRPHSSIGWRPPDAFARALSEHPAA
- the spoIIID gene encoding stage III sporulation protein D — protein: MKGNPEERAVRLGEYIVATGATVRTAAERFGISKSTVHKDVTTRLRCQNQELFREVQQVLDRNKAERHLRGGAATKEKYNGIQKQRG
- a CDS encoding thioredoxin reductase; translated protein: MEQKMLDCAVVGGGPAGLSAAINLHQRGKSVRVLGAAPGFLEKAERVDNYLGLPGLSGGGMLRAFADHAAQLGIRPEPGRVANILPMGDHFMLNFSGDILEARTVVLACGVAKAKPVEGETEFLGRGVSYCATCDGMLYRGKAVLVWGLSPEAAGEANFLASIGCRVRFVAAKRPETLDAAIEFLPGSLQGVGGGMKLEWARVAGQQHAADGVFILRAAIAPDTLLPGLSLANGFVTVNRSMATNLPGVFAAGDVTGAPLQVAKAVGEGLIAGLSAADYLSASGA